From Halarcobacter mediterraneus:
ATTGATACAAACTGAAACTCACTTTTATTATAGACAATAACATGATTACATTTTTCATCATCAAGAATTTTATCAATTGCATAAGTTGCAAATTCTGAAGCCATTAATCTATCATACACAGTAGGATTTCCACCTCTTTGTACATGTCCTAAAATTGTAGCTCTAGTTTCAATACCCACATCTTCTTCTAACCATTTTACAAGACCATTAGTATTAGTACAAACCTGAGAATTACAACCTTCAGCAACAATGCAAACTATATATTTTCTTCCATTTTTCAACTCTTCTTTTAATCTCTTACCTATCTTATCCAAATCATACTCAAGTTCAGGGATTATACAAACCTCAGCTCCACAAGTAATAGCTGAAACCAAGGCTAAATAACCACAATCTCTTCCCATCGTTTCAATAACACAAGCTCTTTTAAAAGAAGCAGAAGTATCCCTTACTGCATCTGTTGCTTCTCTTATAATATTTAATGCAGTATCTACACCTAAGCAATACTCTGTTCCAAAAATATCGTTATCTATTGTTGAAGGAATTCCTACAAAATTAACTCCAAAATCTTTATAAAATTGATCTAGCGCTCTAAAAGAACCATCTCCTCCTAGAATAATCAATTTATCAATTCCATGTTTTTGTAGATTTTCATAAGCTATTTTTCTATACTCATATTCAAAAAATCTCTTTGAACGAGAGGAACGAATCATTGTTCCTCCTTGATGCATCATTCCTGCTACATCTTCATAACTTGCTTTTTTTATATCCCCATCAATTAAACCTTCCAACCCATCATAAATCAGATAAGGTTGAATGTTTTTTGAAAAACAATAATCTACAAACTGCTTAATTGCAGGATTCATTCCTGCACAATCACCACCTGAAGTAAGTATTGCTATTGCCATTAAAGCTTCCTTTATTAAATATCTTTCCCAATAAATAGAGCCATATCAACAAGTCTACTTGTATATCCCCATTCATTATCATACCAAGCTAAAACTTTTACTGTTTTATCGTCTACTACACTAGTCATATCAGGAACAAAAGTAGCAGAATATGAGCTTCCTATAAAATCACTTGATACTCTTTTATCCTCATCAATCTCAATTAATCCATCAAAAGCTTCTAAACTTGCATCTTTCATAACTTTATTGATTTCTTCCTTTGTTGTATCTTTTTTAAGGTTTACTGTTAAATCTACAACAGAAACATCCGCTGTTGGAACTCTCATTGCATAACCATTTAATTTTCCTAATAAATTTGGCATTACTTTTCCAATTGCTTTTGCTGCACCAGTTGTTGTTGGTATCATATTAAGTGCTGCTGCTCTTGCTCTTCTCATATCTTTATTATGTTTTACATCTAAGATATTTTGATCATTTGTATAGGAATGAATTGTTGTCATCAAACCATTTTCAATTCCAAAATTATCATCTAAAACTTTACATATTGGAGCTAAACAATTTGTTGTGCAAGAGGCGTTTGAAATAATTTTTTCACCAGAATAATTATCACTATTTATTTTATATACATAAGTAGGAGTATCATCTTT
This genomic window contains:
- a CDS encoding 6-phosphofructokinase; the protein is MAIAILTSGGDCAGMNPAIKQFVDYCFSKNIQPYLIYDGLEGLIDGDIKKASYEDVAGMMHQGGTMIRSSRSKRFFEYEYRKIAYENLQKHGIDKLIILGGDGSFRALDQFYKDFGVNFVGIPSTIDNDIFGTEYCLGVDTALNIIREATDAVRDTSASFKRACVIETMGRDCGYLALVSAITCGAEVCIIPELEYDLDKIGKRLKEELKNGRKYIVCIVAEGCNSQVCTNTNGLVKWLEEDVGIETRATILGHVQRGGNPTVYDRLMASEFATYAIDKILDDEKCNHVIVYNKSEFQFVSIDYVNSQKYEIKKELLDLARRLIN
- the gap gene encoding type I glyceraldehyde-3-phosphate dehydrogenase, with protein sequence MALKVAINGTGRIGIIAAKIIAQRNDIELVAINTTSDLEMLVYLLKYDSVHLGVQAEIIDDEHIEINGCKVKVFSTRNPKELDFGQYGAKVVIECTGKFLTTESCQDHLREGVERVIMSAPAKDDTPTYVYKINSDNYSGEKIISNASCTTNCLAPICKVLDDNFGIENGLMTTIHSYTNDQNILDVKHNKDMRRARAAALNMIPTTTGAAKAIGKVMPNLLGKLNGYAMRVPTADVSVVDLTVNLKKDTTKEEINKVMKDASLEAFDGLIEIDEDKRVSSDFIGSSYSATFVPDMTSVVDDKTVKVLAWYDNEWGYTSRLVDMALFIGKDI